The Flavobacterium psychrotrophum region CAAAGTGAAGCCCCGTTGTAGGTTCATCAAGGATATAGAAGGTATTGCCGGTATCTTTTTTAGAAAGCTCACTTGCCAGTTTTATACGTTGTGCCTCTCCACCAGATAGCGTTGTGCTTTGCTGCCCCAGGGTAATGTAGCCAAGGCCAACGTCCTGAATGGTTTTGATTTTGCGGTAAATTTTAGGTATGTTCTCAAAGAATGGAACGGCCTCGTCTACTGTCATGTCTAACACATCACTGATGGACTTTCCTTTATAGCGTATCTCCAGCGTTTCGCGGTTAAAGCGCTTGCCCTGGCAGGTTTCGCACTCCACATAAACGTCCGGTAAAAAGCTCATCTCTATAACGCGCATACCACTGCCTTCACAGGTTTCGCAACGGCCACCGCTTACATTAAAGCTAAAACGCCCCGGTTTGTAGCCGCGTATCATCGACTCCGGTGTTTGGGTAAACAAGCTGCGTATTTCGCTAAATACCTCGGTGTATGTAGCCGGATTAGAGCGTGGTGTGCGTCCTATGGGGCTTTGGTCAATATCAATTACTTTATCAATATGCTCCAGGCCTTCAATCTTTTTATAAGGAGCAGGTTTTTTTACGCCGTTAAAAAAGTGCGCGTTCAGTATAGGGTAAAGTGTACCGTTGATAAGCGTGCTCTTACCACTACCCGAAACGCCTGTAACGCATATCATTTTGCCTAAAGGCAGCTCAATGCTCACGTTTTTAAGATTGTTTCCTGTAGCTCCCGTAAGTTTCAGGGTTTTGCCGTTGCCTTCGCGACGCTTTTTTGGTACAGCTATTTCGCGCTCACCGTTAAGGTAGGCTGCGGTTAGTGTATGTTCCTTAAGCAATTCGGCAGGAGTACCCTTGCTTACAATCTGTCCGCCAAAACGACCCGCTGCCGGGCCTATGTCTATAACATAGTCGGCGCGTTCTATCATGTCTTTATCGTGTTCTACCACAATAACCGAGTTACCAATATCGCGCAGCGCTTCAAGCGAGTGAATCAGTTTTTCGTTATCACGCTGGTGCAGGCCAATGCTGGGCTCATCAAGAATGTAGAGTACACCCACAAGCTGCGAGCCTATTTGCGTAGCCAGCCTGATGCGCTGTGCCTCGCCACCAGAAAGGGTTCCCGAACTGCGGCTAAGCGAAAGGTAATTTAAACCCACATCTACCAAAAAGCTTAGGCGTGCCTTAATTTCTTTTACGATCTCAGTTGCAATGGCCTTTTGTTTCTCGGTAAGGTTGTTGTGCAGTTCTTCAAACCAGTCTGCAAGGTCAGAGATGTCCATAGCCGAAAGCTCTGCAATGTTAAGGCCGTTTACCTTAAAATAAAGCGATTCTTTTTTAAGGCGGGTGCCGTGGCAAACCGGGCATTCTACCTCATCCATAAAGTCCTTGGCCCAACGCTTAATAGCTGCTGTAGCCTCTTCGCTAAACTGGTTTTTTATAAAGGCAGAAATACCTTCGAACTCTATTTTATATTCGCGGTTTACACCGAGTGTTTTACTGTTTATGGTGAATTTCTCCTTGCCGCCGTTCAGGATCATGTCCATCGCATCGGCAGGGATTTTTTCTATGGCATCGGTAATCTTAAAACCAAACTTTTCGCCAATGGCTTCAAGCTGTTTAAATACCCATGAGTTTTTATATTCGCCCAGTGGCGCAAAACCGCCCTGCTTGATACTAAGCTTAGGGTTTGGGATTATCTTTTTAAGGTTGATCTCGTTTACTGTGCCCAAGCCGTTACAGTGATCACACGCACCCTTAGGGGAATTGAACGAAAAATTGTTCGGCTCAGGGTTAGGGTAGGAGATACCGCTGGACGGGCACATAAGGTTACGACTGTAGTAGCGAACCTCCTGGCTTTCCTGCTCAATAACCATCATTACATCTTCACCGTGATACATAGCCGTCTTAATGCTGTCGGCAAGGCGCTTGTCCGTATCTTCGGTTGTGTCTACAGCCAGACGGTCTATAACCGTTTCTATGTCGTGCACCTTGTAGCGGTCCAGCTTCATACCGGCTTCAATATCTTTTATCTCGCCATCTACGCGCACTTTTAAAAAGCCCTGTTTACTTACCTGCTCAAAGAGTTCGCGGTAGTGGCCTTTTCTCGACCTGATTATCGGGGCAAGGATACTAATGCGCTTACCGTCGAATTTCTCAACAATAAGCTGGCGTATCTGCTCGTCGCTGTAGCTTACCATCTTTTCGCCGGTCATGTAGCTGTAGGCATCGGCGCCACGGGCGTACAGCAGGCGGAGAAAATCGTATATCTCTGTAATGGTACCCACGGTAGAGCGGGGACTTTTGCTGGTGGTTTTCTGCTCTATGGCAATAACGGGCGATAGTCCGTCGATCTTGTCAACATCGGGGCGCTCCAGGCCACCCAAAAACTGCCGCGCGTAAGCAGAAAACGTTTCTATATATCGGCGCTGCCCTTCGGCATAAATGGTGTCGAAAGCCAGTGACGACTTACCGGAACCCGAAAGCCCGGTAATTACCACGAGCTTTTCGCGGGGTATGGTAACGTCTATATTTTTTAGGTTGTGGGCGCGTGCGCCAAGCACTTCAATCGTTTCGTCAGTATTCAGCATATCAGTTTTGTGCAAAACGCAAAGGTACTGATTTTTGAGGTATTTTCAGGTAGGGGTAGGAGGTAAGAAATTGTTAAAACGAGAGGTGTAAAATGGAACGCGGATACCGCGGATTTGAATGGATTTTCGCAGATTTTAAAACAGATTGCTTCGTCCTAATCCTCCTCGCAAAGACAGTACGTGAAGAAAACAACCTGAAGATAGAGGCTTAAATATCAACACTGATAACGCCCTCTTTCGGCTCGTCTTTGCGAGTGTATTACAACGGAGGGCGGCACACGAGGGTATGCCCGAACTGACGAAGTAATCTGTTTAATAACGTGATTAAATCCAGGATTTAGATTGCTTCGTCGTTCCTCCTCGCAAAGACGGTACGTGAAGAAAACAACCTGAAGATAGAAGCTTAAACATCAACTCTGTTAACGTTCCAATCCGGCTCGTCTTTGCGAGCGTAGTGCAACGGAGCGCGGCAATCTTCCGATAAAATAATCCCATTTATGCGAACTATAAAAATTCTTCAATCCGGTAAAACAAATCATCCCATTGAGGATTCATGGATTCAATTAGCATAACCTTTTTTGCCCTCGAACCAGCCTTAATCTGTTTTTCGCGGGCAATTGCATCTTCAATCATTAAAAAAGCCTCAAAATACACTAACTTGTTAATGTTATATTTTGCTGAAAAAGAGTCAGGATATCGCTTTTGCTTATGCTGTTTAATCCTTCCATGCAGATCGCTCGTTACACCTGTGTAAAGTGTTGTATTTGTATAATTGGTAAGTATGTAACTAAATCCTGTTTTCATTTGTCCGGTTGGTTTAAAAAATGTAATACACAAAAATACAGATTACTTCGTCAGTTCGGGCTATGCCCTCGTGTGCCGAGCTCCACTGTGTTGCGCTCGCAAAGACAGTGCGTGAAGAAAGCAACGCAATAGAAACATATATAATTCTCTAACATTGTTGCGAGCGTCTCGCTCGTACACAAATATTATGGTACAAATCAAAGCCTCGCGCCAGGTCTAAAACCCACCCCGGCTTTCAGCCACCCCTCAAGAGGGGGATAGCTTCACTCTTACTTTAAATCCCATTACCAAATAATCCTAAAACTACTCTTTTACAAACTTTATGCTTTGCCCTTTTAGTTGCAGGTAGTATATACCGGCAGGCAGTGCAGAAACATCATATTTCTCAGTAGGTTTGTATTGTGCCACGGTTTGGCCCAGGGTGTTTATTATGGTAGCATCTTCAACAATATCAAGATTGTTTACGGTAATGTAGTTTGTTGCCGGGTTAGGATACAGCACAGCCTTTGGTTTTGTATATGTAATGGTATTTACTAAGGGCACTTGTGCTTTCAGAACATTATAGCCTTCCATACAAGCTGCTAACACGGTATGGTCGCCAATGTAAACCAAATCATTTGGCGATGGGTAGTTAGTTGAATTATCCTGAACCATAATGTCTGCCCTTCCATCTGTAATACTGTAAATGGTATGGTAGTCGTTAGATGTTGCAAATAGGGTTAAATCATCTTGCCAGGCAAAGCTCAGGGGCGTAAATGTCAGGTTGAGGTAGGTTTCCTTTACATAAGGCGTAACGTTAAGGTTGATGCGGCTTATTTTGTTGGTTTCAGAAACATACAGGAAGTCATTATAAATTTTAAGCCCAATTTCAGGGCCAAAAACAGATACTTCCAGTCCGCTTATCATAACGTTTACAGTAGCCGGAGAGGTAGAAAGATCTAACTCATATATGCTTGTACCCGAAGTTACATAGAGTTTATTGCCCCTCCCTGTTAGCCCTTCGGGATGCGGTATGGTAGCTATAGCATAGGGGGTAACCTGGTTATCAATACCCACTTTCACTACAGCATTGTCGTGCCAACGGTTTACATAAAGGTCTGATCCCAATTTAAACAAGCCTGTCTGCATGGATCCTTCACCGCCGCTGTTTATTGTTTGGTATGTACCATCGCTACCTATAGCATCTTTACGGTAAACAACCCCGGCAAATTCAGATGCTACATAAATACTGTTAGTATCTCCTTCATACACAATTCCGCCATATGGGCCGGATGTGTTTAAGAAAGTAGATATTTCCTGCGCCTGAATTGTTAGCGTAAGCAAGAGGCCTGCTGATAGTAATAGGTTTTTCATGATAGTATAATTGGTTGTTCACACAAAAATATAATTTTTTGCAACGTGTGCAATTAACTATCTAATAATGCGGGATAAACAAATTAAAAACCTGACGTATAGCAATACTTATAAACACTTTTTTTAACTCATCCGGGATCGTGACAGGCTATACTATAGTATCGGGTAATATTTTGCCCGGGTTCAATATATTATTAGGGTCAAACAATTGCTTTATGCCTTTCATTAATTGCAGGTTAGCGTCAGTAAAAGCAATGTTCATATAATTTTTTTGTACATACCCAATACCATGCTCTCCGCTGAGCGTGCCTTTTAAAGATACCGTTAGTTCAAATATTTCGCGAATGCCTTTGGGTACTTCTACCTTCCAGTTATCATCGGTCATGTCGCCTTTAATGATGTTCACATGCAGATTGCCATCACCTGCATGCCCATAGCATACCGACTGAAAGCCGTATTTTTTACCAATGCGCTTAATGCCTTCTAAAAGTGTTGGTAGTTCATAACGCGGTACTACAGTATCTTCTTCTTTATAAACCGAATTTGATTTAACAGCCTCGGCAACTGTGCGGCGTAGCTTCCATAAAGCATTTTTTTGGTCTTCGGTATCGGCAAACAAAATCTCGTCTGTTTCAAATTGCTCTACTACTCCCATAATTTTTTCCGCTTCCGCGAAAAGCACATCCGGATAATTACCATCTACCTCTACAAGCAGATGTGCCTGCACTTCAGGTTTAATGTCAATACTGGTGTCGTCAAGGTACTTTAACCCCCAGTCTATAGCATCGCGTTCCATAAATTCAAGCGCGCTGGGCACTATCCCTGCTCTAAAAATCTCAGCTACAGCCTCACACGCCTGTCCCGATTTAAAGAATGGAATGAGCATCAGCACATTGTGGGTAGTTTTGGGCAGGAGCTTCAATACAATTTTTGTGATAATGCCCAGCGTACCCTCACTACCTACCATAAGCTGGGTAAGGTTATAGCCGGTAGAATTTTTAAGCGTATTTGCCCCCGTCCAGATAATGTCGCCATTCGGCAAAACCACTTCCAGGTTGAGTATATAATCTTTAGTAACCCCATATTTTACCGCACGTGCACCACCGCTGTTTTCGGCTACATTGCCCCCTATGGTACAACTGCCCATGCTGCTGGGGTCTGGCGGATAAAACAGTCCTTTTTCAAAAGCTGCTTCGCGCAATACCTGTGTTATTACTGCCGGGCCGGCAATAGCCTGTAGATTCTTTTCGTCAATTTCCAGTGTATTAAAACGCTCCATGCTAAGGCCTATGCCACCATGTATGCTTAGCGCACCACCACTAAGGCCGGTACGTGCACCTATGGGCACTACCGGAATTTTATGATCATTGGCCAGCTTCATAATAGCGGCAACCTCATCTGCCGTATCGGGCTTTGCTACCACGGTAGGCGGAAAACTGTAATCTTCGGTTTCGTCATGGCCATATTGCAGGCGTGTGGCTTCATCGGTAAAAACAAAAGCTTTTCCTACAATATCAATAAGCCGCTTTTCAAAATCAGTAGTAATATGGTTATCGTTCATCATAATTTGTATGGTATGCCAAAATTAGCGTATTTTATTATGCTTATTACAGCTTAAATAATAGTTTTGCAGGCAATATATACCAACCCTTATATGAGACTAAGACTACTTACTTTACTGTGCACCCTTTCGCTATTTAAAGCAAACGCAATAACATATTATGTAAATGCTTCGGCTACAGGAAACGGCACAGGCCTTAGCTGGGACAATGCTTTTACCGATTTACAAAACGCCCTTAGCATTGCTGTTTATGGCGATGAGATATGGGTAGCCGCCGGGCAGTATAAGCCTACAGCATCTGCTACCCGCACGGTCTCTTTTGTATTGAAAGACGGCGTTAATGTGCGCGGGGGCTTTGCAGGTACAGAAACTTCTGTAAGCCAGAGAAATATAGCAGCTAACCCTACTACACTAAACGGAGATATTGGCGAAATTGGTGAAACAAGCGACAACTCACATAACATAATCCGCGCTTCAGGGCTTACAACAACGGTTATCCTGGATGGCTTCAGGATTATTAACGGTAACAGCGGCAGCTCATATAACGGTGCAGGGCTTAAGGTAAGCGGAGCTATGAGCGGGATGTTGCACCTACAGAACTGCTATTTCTTTGCTAATAAGGCTTCGAACTATGGTGGTGCATTATACATTCAAAATTCAAAAGTAACTGTAGAAGATTGTGAGTTCAGGGGCAATAATGCAGGTAACCAGGGCGGTGCAATCTATACATTAAATAGTGGCAATCAATCGACACTGATTATTAAAGGCACAAAATTTATTGGCAACTCAGCATATTTAGGGGCGTGTGTTTCAAACGCCAGCGAATATAAAGTACTAAGCATTGACAGGTGTATTTTTACAAACAACACGTCCAGGAACAGCATTATAGATATTGACCATTTTCTAAATGCAAAAATTTACAACTCATACATTATAGGGAATACCGTAAATGATTTTAGCGCAAACATACTGGCAGTGAGCCATTACGCTAACAGCACTGCGGATGATTTTGAAATGGTAAACTGTACGGTAGTAAACAATTATAATATATACACTAATGGTGTACAACAGGAAATTATAGACCTGTACAAATCATACTATAAAATAAGAAACTGTATCATCTATGGAAATACCGCTTACCAGGGCAGGCAGTTGCAACAGTTTAAAGCGGTTTCTAACTCTATTGTAGAGGGCGGATATGCTAACAATAGCGAAAACAGCAATGCAATCCCTTTATTTGTAAATGCTAATACTACAGCTACAGCTAATTTTGACGCAACTAATTTTAACTACGAGCTTACCGCGCAATCTCCCGGTATTAATGCCGGAAATAATGCTTATGTAAACAACTTGTACCCTAAAGACCTTAATAACGCAGAACGCCTTCAGGGCACTATTGTAGACCTTGGCGCTTATGAGTCTGATGTGGAATTTACAGCGGTAGCAAGTAATTTTAATGCGCTTAGTATTACTGCATACCCTAACCCGTTTATAACAGATTTATTTATTACAGTAGCAGAACAACCTGAGTATGCTCATGTTTATGATGTAAGTGGCAGGCTTGTAGCCACCCCGGAATTTACTTTAGAAAATGGTGTTGTAAAGCTGAACTTACAGGGTGTAAAACAAAAGGGCATTTATATTCTAAAGCTATTTTATAAGGAGAAGGAGATCGTGAAAAAAATTATAAAGCAATAACAGCATTTAACCCAATGGCTTCAGGGCTTGCTTATGCTTTTTATGTGAGCAAGTATTTGTCTGATGCTTTACATAATTAACAAATGAAACCAATACTATTATCTGCTTTATTACTGCTGCTTGCCCTAAATGGCTTTGCCCAGCAAATGCAAAACGATTACTTTTTAGGTAAAAACCTTATTTGCCCGCCTGCAGATGCTAAGGACGAAGAAATGCTTAAATTGGGGATAGACTGTTTTCAGTTTGAAAAATACCATCCTACAGCAACTAAAATATTTACCGACCTTATAAAGAAAGACAGTACCTTTTGCGATGCCTGGTTCTTTGCCGGGTACTCATTACGCATACAGGGTATGGTAAAAGAAGCTTCTGTGTTTTATTATATGGCCGATAGCCTTTCTAACAACAAATCTGAAGTCTTTAAGCAAAACCTTGCTACAACGCTGTTTATGGCTGGCGCTACTAAAGTAGCCCGTAAAAAGTTTACAGAGATGGTGCAGTATTTTCCGCAAAATCCGGAAGGATATTATGGCATTGCGCTTACCTCTTTAGATATTAAAGATTTTGAAAACGGGCTTGATTGTATAAACAAAGCCATAGGTAAATACACCTATAATAATCAGGGCGCATTTTACATGAAAGCACTGCTGCTTACACTTACGGGGCAGTATAGCGATGGCCTGCACTTTTTAGAAAAATGTAAAAGCCAGTTTAAAAAAGATGATAACTACAATACTGCCATGGCCGTATGCCTCTACCGGACCGGTGGAGAAAAAAATGATGAAAAGATACTTAAAGCCGCTGATAAGGCTAAGGCAAAAGTAAAGCAAAAAGACAAGGTACTACCGGAATTGCTTGCACTATTGCCCAATTAGCAACTATGCAAACATATACTTTTTCTTTTTGTGTATCAGCCCGTCGATAGAGTATTTTCCACTACCGGTAATAAGAAGCAAAACATAAATTAAAAGATATAGTATAGGTAGTTCCTGTTTTTCAAGGCCATCATGACCATGTACAATAAATACAGCAACAACCATAGTTACAATAAGCGGCAGGGTAACCAGGCGTGTTGCAAAACCAATAATTAAAAGTGCTGAACAAATAAGTTCTGAAAATACGGCCAAAAATAGCGAAGCACCTTCTCCAATTCCTATTGGATCTGCAAATTCTACAGGCCCGGGAGCCATCAGCATTTTGAATTTTTGAATACCATGTGTAAGCATTAATAATCCTACAACTATACGCACAATAAGCAGTGCCAGGCTATTCATCTTTTTATCGATGGAGCTGTTAAAAATCCACATAATAGTAATTATTTTAAGTTGATCAAGACGGCTAAAATTAAGAAAATATTTACATATTCAATGTTAAGCTTTTAAATAAATTTCACGATACCAGCTACTTAAGCTTTATTTGTAAAACGGCTTTTACACTAAATTTTTCTCAAAGAAAACGCGTATTCAATCTCAAGTTACAAAATATTTACCAATGCTTCAAAACGAAATACCAAAAAGCCATTGTTAAAAATGAAAGCGGGATGCCCACGCCTATCATCATTCCTGCTAACCGGGGCTTTAAACCATGTGCCGATGCTATGATCGCGGCAGTTATCATGGGTGGTGTGGCAGCCTCCATTACAGAGATGTCTATGTCTTCGCCGCGGAGTCTAAAAACTACTTTATAAAGCACTAAAAAAAATGCAGGTATAAGCAATAGCTTAACAAAAAGCCCTAATCCTAAAAAGCCCCAATGACGGCTTTTTCGCTCTATTTTTAACTGTAATCCTACTGCCACAAGCGCCACAGGCGTTACACAGCTGCCCAACTTTTGCAGCATACTTTGTACGGGATCTGCAAAATCTAAATGGCAGATGTTGATGACCAAACCAATAACAAAGGCTATGAACGGAGGAAACAGTACTACCCGCCTGGCAATATCAGGACCGGATGGCTGGCCTTTAGAGTACAGTATAGCTACAATTATACCCAGTGTACTGAGCATAACAAAGGTACCCGGCTGGTCTACCAATATTGCGGTCTTTAATCCTTCTTTACCATACAGCGCCTCTATAACAGGGAAGCCTATAAATGATGAGTTTAAAAAACCCGAAGTGATAATAAGGCAGCCCTGCAATTTTTTTGGCCACTTTAAAATTTTTCCAAGTCCGGCAAAAATGAGCCATGATAGTAAAAAACTGCCCCAGCCTACGCCTACAGGATATAGTATTTTTTCGCTGATTTGTATTTTTGGGATGTAGTATAAAGACAATGCAGGCAGTAGCAGATATATGGCAAACTGGTTTAGCGCCACATGGGCATTAGCAGGTATTGCTTTTACCTTTTGAAAGCCAAGGCCGGCAAAAAGGCAAATAAATATCAGGATAAGACTATCCATAAAGCTTTAAATTTTTACCAAAGTTACGCAAGGCTATGGCAAATAATGCCTTACATAACCGATAAATATAGGCTAAAAATTGAAAAAACGTAAAATTAGTCGTACATTGGTAACATATATTATTACAGAATGATTTCCGGTAAATTTGCCATAACAGTTCATATCCTTACCCTGATGGCGAGGCATCCGGACGAATTCCTTTCTTCAGAATTTATATCAGGCAGCATGAACATTAACCCTGTATTGGTACGCAAAGAAATAGGGAACCTTAAAAAGAATAATATTGTAGAAAGCCGCGAAGGTAAGTTTGGGGGTACCCGCCTTGCCAAGCCTGCTGCCGAAATTACTCTTGAGGAAATTTATAACCTTACTTTTGAGTGCGTGTCATTAGGCTATGCTAAGAACGACCCAAACCCGGATTGCTGTATAGGCAAAAAAATAAACCAAAACCTCGACGGGCTGTATCAGGACATCAACCAGAAAATATGCGGACATATGAAGGCTATTACGCTGGCAGGCTTTAGTGAACAGTTTTAATACAAATAACCAGAACCTTTATTATAACATAAATTACAAAGACTATGAAAGTAGCAATTATAGGAGCAACAGGATTTACAGGTAGTGCCATTGTAAACGAGTTTGCACAACGGGGCCACCGTGCCACCGCCATAAGCCGCCACCCAAAAGAAGATGCCGCAGATGGTGTAACCAATGTTAAGGCAGACATTTTTGACACTAAAAACCTTGTAGAAATACTTAATGGGCATGATGCCGTTATAAGCGCATATAATCCCGGATGGTCTAACCCGGATATTTATGAAGACTACCTTCGCGGTGCCCGTTTTATACAGGATGCCGTAAAAAAGTCTGATGTTAAACGCCTTATTGTTGTAGGTGGTGCCGGAAGCCTTTATGTAGCTCCGGGCTTACAGCTGGTAGACACACCTAAATTTCCGCAGGAATTTAAGCCAGGTGCTACTGCCGTGCGTGAATACCTCAACATACTTAAAGCAGAAAACGACCTTGACTGGGTATTTTTTAGCCCGGCAATAGAAATGCACGCGGGCATTACAACAGGCCGTACAGGCAAATACCGCCTGGGCTTTGACAGCCCCGTGTTTGATGAACACCACCGCAATACACTATCTGTAGAAGACCTTGCTGTTGTAATAGCAGATGAAGCCGAAACACCACGTTTCCGCAGGCAGCGTTTTACAGCAGGATACTAAGTTGTAAAGTTTCTAAATTCTTTTTGAGCTTTATAAATATCAATGGGCTGCCTTATTAAAGTGCAGCCCATTTTTTTTAAAATTGCATCGCATTTCTAAACCCAAAGCATCCCGCTTTTTTACTTTGAAACTTTGTTACTCTGAAGCTTCGAAACTTTGCGACTCTCCCTCTTTTGCCGTACTTTTACACTTCCAATACTTTCTATTGTGCACGAACCGCAACTGCCCCATAACAGCGCCCTAAACGAAATTAACGGCATCAGCCAGCCGGAGGCCTTAAGCCCCCAGGCTGCGGCGCACGTTACGCAAATGCGGCGCAGGCAGCCTACGGCACAAGAACTTGTTGCAGGTATACTTGCAAGAAATAAAACTGCGCTTAGCCGTGCCATAACACTTATTGAGAGTAAAAACCCTAAACATCTTGAAAAAGCTAATGCTGTAATTAGCCAATGCCTTCCTTATGCAGATAAATCGGTTCGTATAGGTATTACCGGTGTACCCGGTGTGGGCAAGAGTACGTTTATAGAGGCTTTTGGCAAGCACCTTACGGCACAGGGTAAAAAGGTTGCTGTACTGGCGGTAGACCCCAGTAGTTCGCTTTCGCACGGTAGCATACTGGGCGACAAAACCCGTATGGAAGAATTGGTTAAGGATGAAAATGCTTATATACGCCCCTCTGCATCGGGAGATACATTAGGCGGTGTGGCGCGCAAAACCCGTGAAGCCATTATTTTATGCGAAGCCTGTGGTTTTGATACCATTATTATAGAGACTGTAGGGGTGGGGCAGAGCGAAACCGCAGTGCACAGTATGGTCGATTTTTTCCTGCTGCTGCAAATTGCAGGTGCCGGAGATGAG contains the following coding sequences:
- a CDS encoding RrF2 family transcriptional regulator, which encodes MISGKFAITVHILTLMARHPDEFLSSEFISGSMNINPVLVRKEIGNLKKNNIVESREGKFGGTRLAKPAAEITLEEIYNLTFECVSLGYAKNDPNPDCCIGKKINQNLDGLYQDINQKICGHMKAITLAGFSEQF
- a CDS encoding NAD(P)-dependent oxidoreductase, whose translation is MKVAIIGATGFTGSAIVNEFAQRGHRATAISRHPKEDAADGVTNVKADIFDTKNLVEILNGHDAVISAYNPGWSNPDIYEDYLRGARFIQDAVKKSDVKRLIVVGGAGSLYVAPGLQLVDTPKFPQEFKPGATAVREYLNILKAENDLDWVFFSPAIEMHAGITTGRTGKYRLGFDSPVFDEHHRNTLSVEDLAVVIADEAETPRFRRQRFTAGY
- the meaB gene encoding methylmalonyl Co-A mutase-associated GTPase MeaB, encoding MHEPQLPHNSALNEINGISQPEALSPQAAAHVTQMRRRQPTAQELVAGILARNKTALSRAITLIESKNPKHLEKANAVISQCLPYADKSVRIGITGVPGVGKSTFIEAFGKHLTAQGKKVAVLAVDPSSSLSHGSILGDKTRMEELVKDENAYIRPSASGDTLGGVARKTREAIILCEACGFDTIIIETVGVGQSETAVHSMVDFFLLLQIAGAGDELQGIKRGIMEMADLIVINKADGDNLKRARLAKTEYNRALHLFPAKASGWLPKVTTCSALNHEGIADVWKEVSDYFEDTKASDYFNTHRREQNAYWLTETINEQLKTDFYSQSGIAALLDENKLLVQQNLLSPFAAAQQLLEAYFSGKDGKK